From Perognathus longimembris pacificus isolate PPM17 chromosome 4, ASM2315922v1, whole genome shotgun sequence, one genomic window encodes:
- the Obsl1 gene encoding obscurin-like protein 1 isoform X3, with translation MKAGSGDQGSPPCFLRFPRPVRVVSGAEAELKCVVLGEPPPTVVWEKGGQQLAASERLSFPEDGAEHGLLLSGALPTDAGVYVCRARNAAGEAYAAAAVTVLEPPAPEPEPEPEPPRSAEHPPPPPGTGEGAPVFLTGPRSQWVLRGAEVVLTCQVGGLPEPTLYWEKDGMALDEVWDSSHFALEPGRAAAAAGGPGVCLALRIPAARLPDSGVYVCHARNAHGHAQAGALLQVHQPPETPPDDPDEPPGPVVEPLKCAPKTFWVNEGKHAKFRCYVMGKPEPEIEWHWEGRPLLPDRRRLMYRDRDGGFVLKVLYCQAKDRGLYVCAARNSAGQTLSAVQLHVKEPRLRFSRPLQDVEGREHGIAVLECKVPNSRIPTAWFREDQRLLPCRKYEQIEEGTVRRLIIHRLKADDDGVYLCEMRGRVRTVANVTVKGPIVKRLPRKLDVLEGENAVLLVETQEAGVEGCWSRDGEELPATCQSSCGHMHALVLPGVTREDAGEVTFSLGNSRTTTLLRVKCIKHNPPGPPVLVEMFKGHKNTVLLTWKPPEPPPETSFIYRLERQEVGSEDWIQCFSIEKAGAVEVPGDCVPSEGDYRFRVCTVSEHGRSPHVVFNGSAHLVPTARLVKGLEDVQVYNGEDAVFSLDLSTIIQGTWFLNGEELPSNEQEGQVEPGALRYRMEQKGLQHRLVLQAVKHQDSGALVGFSCPGVQDSAALTIQENPVHILSPQDKVSLTFMTSERVVLTCELSRVDFPATWYKDGQKVEENESLVVKVDGRKHRLILPAASVQDSGEFECRTEGVSAFFVITVQEPLVHIVDPREHVFVHAITSECVMLTCEVDREDAPVCWYKDGQEVEESDFMVLEKEGTRHRLVLPTTQPSDGGEFQCVAGEERAYFTVTITDVSSWIVYPSGKVYVAAVRLERVVLTCELCRPWAEVRWTKDGEEVVESPALLLEKEDTIRRLVLPAVQLEDSGEYLCEIDDESASFTVTVTESYQSQDSSNNNPELCVLLKKPKTRRLWSRFPPWRRTAGTE, from the exons ATGAAGGCGGGCTCGGGGGACCAGGGGAGCCCCCCGTGTTTCCTGCGCTTCCCGCGGCCCGTGCGGGTGGTAAGTGGCGCCGAGGCCGAGCTCAAGTGCGTGGTTCTGGGCGAGCCGCCGCCCACCGTGGTGTGGGAGAAAGGCGGGCAGCAGCTGGCGGCCTCGGAGCGCCTGAGCTTCCCCGAGGACGGCGCCGAGCACGGCCTGCTGCTGAGCGGCGCGCTGCCCACCGACGCCGGGGTCTACGTGTGCCGCGCCCGCAATGCCGCCGGCGAGGCCTACGCCGCGGCCGCCGTCACCGTGCTGGAGCCGCCGGCCCCCGAGCCCGAGCCGGAGCCCGAGCCGCCGCGGTCCGCCGAgcacccgccgccgcccccgggcaCCGGCGAGGGCGCGCCGGTGTTCCTCACGGGGCCGCGCTCCCAGTGGGTGCTGCGGGGGGCGGAGGTGGTGCTGACGTGCCAGGTGGGGGGCCTCCCCGAGCCCACGCTGTACTGGGAGAAGGACGGGATGGCGCTGGACGAGGTGTGGGACAGCAGCCACTTCGCGCTGGAGccgggccgcgccgccgccgccgcggggggCCCGGGCGTGTGCCTGGCGCTGCGCATCCCCGCGGCGCGGCTGCCCGACTCGGGCGTCTACGTGTGCCACGCCCGCAACGCGCACGGCCACGCGCAGGCCGGCGCGCTGCTCCAGGTGCACCAGCCCCCCGAGACTCCCCCCGACGACCCCGACGAGCCCCCCGGCCCCGTGGTGGAGCCGCTCAAATGTGCGCCCAAGACCTTCTGGGTCAACGAGGGCAAGCACGCCAAGTTCCGATGCTACGTGATGGGCAAGCCCGAGCCCGAGATCGAATGGCACTGGGAGGGCCGCCCGCTGCTCCCCGACCGCCGCCGCCTCATGTACCGCGACCGCGACGgcggctttgtgctcaaggtgctCTACTGCCAGGCCAAGGACCGCGGGCTCTACGTCTGCGCCGCCCGCAACTCGGCGGGCCAGACGCTCAGCGCCGTGCAGCTGCACGTCAAAG AGCCCCGCCTCCGATTCAGCAGACCCCTGCAAGatgtggaggggagagagcatgGGATCGCGGTGCTGGAGTGTAAAGTGCCCAACTCCAGAATCCCCACAGCCTGGTTCCGCGAAGACCAACGACTGCTGCCCTGCCGCAAGTACGAGCAGATCGAGGAGGGCACGGTCAGGCGCCTCATCATCCACAGGCTGAAGGCAGATGACGATGGCGTCTACCTGTGTGAGATGCGGGGCCGAGTGCGCACCGTGGCCAACGTGACCGTCAAAG GACCCATTGTCAAGAGGCTGCCCCGGAAGCTCGACGTCCTAGAGGGAGAGAATGCTGTGCTGCTGGTGGAGACTCAAGAGGCTGGGGTTGAGGGCTGCTGGAGCCGAGATGGGGAGGAGCTGCCGGCCACTTGCCAGAGCAGCTGTGGCCACATGCATGCCCTGGTTCTTCCGGGGGTGACCCGAGAAGATGCTGGCGAGGTCACCTTTAGTCTGGGCAACTCCCGTACCACCACTCTGCTCAGAGTCAAAT GCATCAAGCACAATCCTCCGGGCCCCCCTGTGTTGGTTGAGATGTTCAAGGGCCATAAGAACACCGTCCTGCTCACCTGGAAGCCTCCTGAGCCACCCCCGGAAACCTCCTTCATCTACCGGCTAGAGAGACAGGAAGTGGGCTCTGAAGACTGGATCCAGTGCTTCAGCATTGAGAAAGCCGGAGCCGTGGAGGTGCCAGGGGACTGCGTGCCCTCGGAGGGCGACTACCGCTTCCGCGTCTGCACGGTCAGCGAACATGGCCGAAGTCCCCACGTGGTGTTCAATGGTTCTGCTCACCTCG TGCCCACAGCTCGCCTGGTGAAAGGTCTGGAGGATGTGCAGGTGTACAACGGGGAAGACGCTGTCTTCTCCTTGGATCTCTCCACCATCATCCAGGGCACCTGGTTCCTTAATGGGGAAGAGCTCCCGAGTAACGAGCAGGAGGGCCAGGTGGAGCCCGGAGCCCTGCGGTACCGGATGGAACAGAAGGGCCTGCAGCACAGGCTCGTCCTGCAGGCTGTCAAGCACCAGGACAGCGGGGCCCTGGTAGGCTTCAGCTGCCCTGGTGTGCAGGACTCAGCAGCCCTCACCATCCAAG AGAACCCGGTGCACATCCTGAGTCCCCAGGACAAAGTGTCCTTGACCTTCATGACCTCGGAGCGGGTAGTACTGACCTGTGAGCTCTCACGGGTGGATTTCCCTGCCACGTGGTACAAGGACGGGCAGAAGGTGGAGGAGAACGAGTCACTCGTGGTGAAGGTAGATGGGCGCAAACACCGTCTGATCCTGCCTGCGGCCAGTGTCCAAGACAGCGGGGAGTTTGAGTGCAGAACAGAAGGGGTCTCGGCGTTCTTCGTCATCACTGTTCAAG AACCCCTAGTGCACATTGTGGACCCCCGGGAGCATGTATTTGTACACGCCATCACCTCCGAATGCGTCATGCTGACCTGTGAGGTGGACCGAGAGGATGCCCCTGTGTGCTGGTACAAAGATGGGCAGGAGGTGGAGGAAAGTGACTTCATGGTGCTGGAAAAGGAAGGGACCCGTCACCGGCTAGTGCTGCCCACCACCCAGCCCTCGGATGGGGGCGAGTTCCAGTGTGTTGCCGGAGAGGAGCGTGCCTACTTCACTGTCACTATCACAG ATGTGTCCTCGTGGATCGTGTACCCCAGCGGCAAGGTGTACGTGGCAGCCGTGCGCCTGGAGCGCGTGGTGCTGACCTGTGAGTTGTGCCGACCCTGGGCCGAGGTGCGCTGGACCAAGGACGGCGAGGAGGTGGTGGAGAGTCCGGCACTGCTCCTAGAGAAGGAGGACACCATCCGCCGCCTGGTGCTGCCCGCCGTCCAGCTTGAGGACTCCGGCGAGTACTTGTGTGAAATAGACGACGAGTCGGCCTCTTTTACCGTCACAGTCACAG AGTCTTACCAAAGTCAGGACAGTTCAAATAACAATCCGGAGCTATGCGTCCTCTTGAAAAAGCCGAAGACCCGACGGCTCTGGTCTCGCTTCCCCCCATGGCGACGAACAGCTGGCACTGAGTAG